TAAAGGCCGTGATAACCCAGAACGTTGACGACCTCCATCGGGAAGCCGGTAGCGGGAACGTCGTGGAACTCCACGGCAACATCTTCAGGGTCAGGTGCACCTCGTGTGCTTACGTTGAAGACCTCAAGGCCAGCGGACGTGTGGAAGAGTTCCTGAAGGAGAAAGCCCTCCCAAGGTGTCCGAAATGCGGTTCCCTGCTGAGGCCTGACGTCGTGTGGTTCGGAGAACCCCTCCCGAAAAAAGCCCTTGAGAAGGCCTTCAGCCTCGCGGAGAGGGCGGATCTCATCCTCGTGATAGGGACGAGCGGCGTCGTGTACCCGGCAGCTTACATACCTGTGATGGTCAAGGAAACCGGCGGAAAGGTGATCGAGGTGAACGTCAGGGAGAGCGGCATAACGCCCATAGCGGACGTCTTCCTCCGCTGTCCGGCCGAAGAGGCGATGAAGAAGCTGGTGGAAAGGGTACGGAGGATGGTGGGATGAGCTCGAAGGTTTTGATAATCGGTTTTAATTCCAGAGAGGTCGAAAAACTCAGGGAAGCCATCGACGTTCCGGTCTTTGAGGTTCCAGAGTACTGCGGGGACTGGGTCGTCAGGGACGTGGTTGAAAGGGCGGAGGAGCTTCGCGGTTCCGGCGACTGGCACGAGAGGAAGTTCGTGATAATGCATGAACTCGAAAACGAAGCCCTGAAGGATGTTATCGGCTCCGTCCGGTCCCTGAACCTTGGGGACGTCATATTCGCCGCAACGACCGAGAACTCGCTCACCTTCAGGCTTAAGGACCTCCTCGAGGAGCTGATGGAAGAGCACGAGTACTTCAGGGCCCTGCGGTGGGCAAGAAGGGAAGCGAGGAAGGGAAAGGGCCCGTTCCTTGACATCGACAGGGTTAAATAAACAAACGGAGAATACAAAAAGGGTGAGTGGATGATAAAGGTGGTTTTCTTCGACCTCGACGATACGCTCGTCGACACCAGCCGGCTGGCGGAGATGGCCAGACGGAACGCCGTGGAGAACATGATCCGCCACGGTCTTCCCGTTGACTTCGACACCGCCTACGGGGAACTCCTTGAGCTCATAAACGAGTACGGGAGTAACTTCGGCAGGCATTTCGACTACCTTCTCCGGAGACTTGACCTTCCGAGCGATCCGCGATGGGTTGCGGCGGGGGTGGTTGCCTACCACAACACGAAGTTCGCCTACCTGAAGAGCGTCCGTGGGGCGAGAAGGCTTCTCCTCGAGCTCAAAAAATCCGGCTATCGACTCGGCATAATCACGGACGGTAACCCCGTGAAGCAGTGGGAGAAGCTCATCCGCCTCGAGCTCGATGATTACTTCGACGGCGTCTTCATCTCCGATTACCTTGGGGTCAAGAAGCCCCACGCCAAGATATTCCATAAGGCCCTCAGGAGCATGGGCGTCAAACCGGAGGAGGCCGTTATGGTTGGCGATCGGCTCTATTCCGATATCTACGGCGCGAAGGAGGTAGGTATGAAAACCGTGTGGTTCAGGTACGGCAAGTACGCCGACAGGGAGCTGGAGTATCTGGATTACGCCGACTTTACAACCGGGAAACTCGAGGATGTCCTCGATATAGTGAGGGGGCTGAACCTTGAGGATGAAGAGCGTTCAGATAAGGAAGTTCCTTCTGATTGACTCCGCCTACAAATCGAGGATACTGCGAGGGGATAAGGTCACCACGATACGCTACGGGAACTACGAGGCGGAACCCGGGAGCGAGGTTTACCTCGTCCTAACGCCGAGCGATACCGCGGTGGCGAAGATCAGGATAACAGGCATCGAAAGGAAAAAGGTTCGAGAATTGACCGATAGGGATGCAAAACTCGACGGTTTCCGGGACGTCAGGGAGCTTCTGGGGGAGCTCAACAGGATATACGGCGAGCTCTACGGGGACGATGAGGTTACCGTCATAAGCTTCGAGGTGACGAAGCGTTTTAAAGACGGGATCCCCCTGAAGTGGCTCAAGGGGCTGAACTACAGGGAGCCGGAGGAGATAGCGAGGCTCTACCTCGAAAATCAGGAAAGGCTGAACCTGAACCGCGGGACGGACTTTATCATGAGGAGGATCTACAACGAGGGCCTCGGAAGGGCCGTGAGGACCTTCGGACCGAAGAGGGTTCGGGAGGCTCTGCTCAAAACTTACCACGCCCTCTACGGAGAGGGTATAATTTAGGGAAACTTTTATCTATCCCCCCGTGTTTCCCTTCCCATGCCTCCGGAAGGAAAGAAGCTCCAGCTACTCACCCTCGCGCTCGTTATACTGCTCGTGGCTCAGGTTCTGGGATGGCTCGAGAGCGTAAACGCTTACATCTACGCCCGCACTCCCTCCGTTAACCCTACGCTGATAGGTCTCATAACGAACTCCGCCGGTTTTTGGGCTTCGGTGATTTACGTTCTTCTCTTCCTTCTGTGGGATCTGAAGGGGGGTAAGCTCAGGCCCTCCACCCTGAGCTTCGTCCTCTCGAT
The window above is part of the Thermococcus sp. P6 genome. Proteins encoded here:
- the cobB gene encoding NAD-dependent protein deacetylase, giving the protein MIDEAARLLARSRFAIAFTGAGISAGSGVPTFRGPGGLWKSHRPEELATPEAFRKDPHLVWSFYRWRMNLILRARPNAAHRALAELERMGLLKAVITQNVDDLHREAGSGNVVELHGNIFRVRCTSCAYVEDLKASGRVEEFLKEKALPRCPKCGSLLRPDVVWFGEPLPKKALEKAFSLAERADLILVIGTSGVVYPAAYIPVMVKETGGKVIEVNVRESGITPIADVFLRCPAEEAMKKLVERVRRMVG
- a CDS encoding DUF3783 domain-containing protein; translated protein: MSSKVLIIGFNSREVEKLREAIDVPVFEVPEYCGDWVVRDVVERAEELRGSGDWHERKFVIMHELENEALKDVIGSVRSLNLGDVIFAATTENSLTFRLKDLLEELMEEHEYFRALRWARREARKGKGPFLDIDRVK
- a CDS encoding TIGR02253 family HAD-type hydrolase; the encoded protein is MIKVVFFDLDDTLVDTSRLAEMARRNAVENMIRHGLPVDFDTAYGELLELINEYGSNFGRHFDYLLRRLDLPSDPRWVAAGVVAYHNTKFAYLKSVRGARRLLLELKKSGYRLGIITDGNPVKQWEKLIRLELDDYFDGVFISDYLGVKKPHAKIFHKALRSMGVKPEEAVMVGDRLYSDIYGAKEVGMKTVWFRYGKYADRELEYLDYADFTTGKLEDVLDIVRGLNLEDEERSDKEVPSD
- a CDS encoding ASCH domain-containing protein; protein product: MKSVQIRKFLLIDSAYKSRILRGDKVTTIRYGNYEAEPGSEVYLVLTPSDTAVAKIRITGIERKKVRELTDRDAKLDGFRDVRELLGELNRIYGELYGDDEVTVISFEVTKRFKDGIPLKWLKGLNYREPEEIARLYLENQERLNLNRGTDFIMRRIYNEGLGRAVRTFGPKRVREALLKTYHALYGEGII